From Coffea arabica cultivar ET-39 chromosome 2e, Coffea Arabica ET-39 HiFi, whole genome shotgun sequence, the proteins below share one genomic window:
- the LOC140036267 gene encoding uncharacterized protein, whose product MSGIGKKSRRDNVALKLDMSKAYDRVSWLHITHVLRKFGFGEQFIDRIWNLLSNVWFSTIINGASCGFFKSARGLRQGDPLPPALFVIGAEVLSRCPNNLALQSGFVGFTVPHGCPPITYLAFADDVIIFANGLSTSLKRIMCKSLYFGELNQAILGRILSRKSKLLPSGGKIILIKHVLASILLCYPVEEGGAGFWRLRDVYKAFLCKLWWRFRTTSSLWATYLRAKYCKEAHPCQVTLSLSATTIWRRMWNVSRQVELSMLWQVNEGSCHFWKANKVVDILSNVGVTNPE is encoded by the exons ATGTCAGGTATTGGTAAAAAGTCTAGAAGGGATAATGTCGCTTTAAAGTTGGACATGTCTAAGGCATACGATAGGGTGTCATGGCTTCACATTACTCATGTGTTGAGGAAGTTTGGATTTGGAGAGCAATTCATAGACAGGATATGGAACTTGCTATCTAATGTGTGGTTCTCAACCATTATTAATGGTGCCTCGTGTGGTTTTTTTAAGTCGGCTAGAGGGCTACGTCAGGGAGACCCGTTACCGCCAGCATTATTTGTTATAGGAGCTGAGGTTCTATCGAGATGTCCAAATAACCTTGCGTTACAGTCGGGATTTGTAGGGTTTACAGTTCCACATGGTTGCCCTCCTATAACTTACTTGGCTTTTGCTGATGATGTAATTATATTTGCAAATGGATTATCCACTTCTCTGAAGCGCATTAT GTGTAAGTCGTTGTATTTCGGGGAACTGAACCAAGCTATTTTGGGAAGAATATTGTCTAGGAAGTCAAAGCTTCTCCCTTCAGGAGGGAAAATAATCCTGATCAAACATGTCCTAGCATCTATTCTC TTGTGCTATCCAGTGGAAGAGGGCGGAGCAGGATTCTGGAGACTAAGGGATGTTTATAAAGCCTTTTTGTGTAAGCTATGGTGGAGGTTTCGGACTACGTCTTCGCTTTGGGCAACATATTTGCGAGCAAAATATTGTAAGGAGGCACATCCTTGTCAAGTGACCTTGAGTTTATCTGCTACGACTATTTGGAGACGAATGTGGAATGTCAGTCGGCAAGTGGAGTTGTCAATGTTATGGCAGGTTAATGAGGGTTCTTGTCATTTCTG